The DNA segment ttaagatttGAGAGGTTCCTGTAAGTTTCTCACTTGCCACCTACTTGAAAATTGGAATTGAAttccattatttatttattcaaagcAGAAGAAACGCCTCTGAAATCTCTGACCCGATAGTTTAGTCACAAAATATGCATGTGGTACGTTGTTGCTTACCACATCTTGCACCTATTTCTTAAATGCTTATAGGACAGgtaagaaataaagaacaaacaaagttaaaaaaagaaaaagctaaaGAGAGACTCCACCACaccctatgctcttcttataGCCTCTTTCTCTCATTTCCTTTCCAAGTTTTTCAGTTACTTTTTCTGCACAATCAAAATCCATCCATTAATTGACCCTCATTAATATTcctattattttaatcaaatataaacttCAACTGCTAATTTATTCCTGTCCTCAACTTTCTTTCCTTACTACTTTTTCTCTGCAAGcaattttctttctattcaaCCACTCTTTTATTATAAGTATATGCATATTTCCACACCATCACTAGCCACCACAACACAAACATATCTGTTTACCCTTTGTTACATGCCCAATATCTTGCTGTGAAAACGTATCAAAGAAACTATTTTTCACCCTTCCAACTTTCAACTTCCAGCTAATATCATCATCTCAGCATGCCTCGTTACTGAAGAGATTTAAGGGGAAAAAAGTTCAGTTTTTTTCATCAAGGTTTGCTTTTGTTCAACATATTGGTTGGTGCTCAGATTATGGCTATTCAAACGCAGTGGTATCCGAATAATTCTGCTTCTCCATTCTGGAACAATGGTCATTGTGCTCATGGCTTCATCGACTCAGGCATCAGTTTTCAGCACAAGCATCAGCAACAGCTACCAGAACAGCATTTGGGAGAGTTATGCAATGGGAGTCAGGGAGGGAACTTTGATCCAAATCTTCATGTCTGTAGTTCAAAAGGGATGAATTCTCCTGTGTTTGCTGTTCAGTTTCAGAAACAATGGGAAGAGATTGATCAGTATATGAAATCTGAGGTTAGAATTCATACACAGCTTTATTATCTTATCTTATCATAGTTGTGAGactatatattattgttaattataagttaagatttttattgttaattttgaatGGGGTAGGATGAGAAATTGAGATATATGATAAAAGAGCACGGGAAACAACAGGTGATGGCATTGTTGAAAAAACTGGAAACTCGTACTCTTCATGTCCTGAGGGAAAAAGATGTAGAAATTGCACAAGCCATGAAGAGAAGGTTAGAGTTAGAAGAGTATTTGAGAAAGTTAGAGGCGGAAAACAACAGATGGCAGAGGTTGGCTCAGGAGAAGGAAAACATGGCATTGTCTCTATACAAAACGCTGGAGGAAATGACAGAAGGTGGAAACTTTTTGAACAATGGGGCAGTGGCAAATGATGCAGTGTCGTGCTGTGGCGAAACTGGAGGAACAGAAgagagggaagaagaaggaactGCAGAAAAAGGTTTAGAATGTGGAGGGGTGAATGAAGTTGAACAGATTACGAGAAAAGGAGGAGTAATGCTTTGTAAAAGCTGCCATTCTAGGAGCTCGTGCTTTCTGTTCCTCCCATGCAGGCACCTTTCTTCCTGCAAAGTTTGCAACGCTTCCCTCGAGGCTTGCCCCGTCTGCAGAACACCAAAGAAGGCTACCATTGAGTTGAGACTTTGATTttctaggctctgataccagtACAGACTTTGATTTTCTAGGCTGATATTCCCGGAAAAAAGTAAATACAACAGATAGATTGCTAGCTATATGATGAAATGATGGATCTGTCAAGATACATGGACATTACTCATTTTCAGTGAGTTCAATGTTTCAAGACTCAAAACTTTAACCATAGTTCCAATGGATGTCTTTAATATTCAAATGTCTGGTTTATTTCCTTAGGATCTTTATGTGTTTAGATCTAATTTGTAGAAGACCAACACAAGAGAATTTGCCAAATACAACAAGATGTTCACATCTGTGCAATGTTTTAGTCTACCATTTGCTTTAAATCAATCagtcatttttgtttttcctatCTAACATTGAAAACTCAtccaccatatatatatatatatatatatatatatatatatatatatatatatacctacaCAGTGATGGTTTCTGTGGCATATCTGCTATGGAACAACTTTATAGGCCTAATTTAGTTTCCTTGTACGGCTAATTGGTCACTGAGATTTGTGCAATGTGATGACAGCACTTTTTTTCTGAAGGAGTGGTTTGCAATTTGAGCCTGTGATGGTGGACATTGAGTGGTATAGTCTATTCATCTTTGAGAGATACCATTGATAGTTTTGCAGTGATGATGTCTGCACATTAGACAGAGCTATGTCAAATATCATTGGCTTGTGAACAGATgggtaaaataaaattatctcaGTTTTTAAATCAGATTAACTTAGTAGTTTGAAAAGTTCAGATAAAGCATTTGaacagaaaacaaatatattcacACTTCAGTTTCATgatactagaaaaaaaaaatcagatttgAATAGCAGTtggagaaaaaaagttaaaccatAATCAGAAAACAGATACTTTATTAACACTTCAGTTTTATTCTGGATATTGATTAGAATGAAAACAGTAGAGGAATAGTAtgaataatttacttttaacataaaattttgaaaaactgaacatgaaaaaaaagtcTTTAAATTGACATTACCTGTAGGGGGAAGTTTCTCtctataatattaatacaattaattggattaatacaatttaattttacttttgaatatgaaaattatctatatttatatcattaaaagtaatattaaaaacgaaattaaactttaaatatcaactcatttatatttattgtgggATTAATATATTAGATAACTTATATTTCaatccttcaatttttttttttacaaataaatgtcaaatacttttaaaatttagtaactTCTGGATTATAACCACAATACATCTGATTTgaaaactaattttcttttaccGCTATCATTCAAGTAAAAAAActcaacaattttttatatctagacttaaatcaaattttattcaaagtataacattataaaatatttgaattgtgATTATAAAGATTTGTTAATTTGTTAGTCCATATGCTTCCGTTTGTAGagttaaattctttaaaaaagaattagtaaaaattagaattagtttatttttaaaattttgaattaatttattcttttattttaagaattctataaatttaataattttaatataattttgttaagttagtaaagttttaaatgtttttctttactaacattaaaaaaaatattaaacagtaaaataaatttaaatattattatgaaatgcttttaaaacattaaataaatttaacaaaatttgattaaaaaaattaaacctacatatttttaaaattaagggaTTAAACTTGATCTTCATTTATTAATTGCAAAAAATTATgggatcaaaaatatatttaatatttttttcatatatatatatatatatatatatatatatatatattacattaaattaattttatacattaatttcttttttttttaacattgttatttt comes from the Vigna radiata var. radiata cultivar VC1973A chromosome 2, Vradiata_ver6, whole genome shotgun sequence genome and includes:
- the LOC106755797 gene encoding probable BOI-related E3 ubiquitin-protein ligase 3; protein product: MAIQTQWYPNNSASPFWNNGHCAHGFIDSGISFQHKHQQQLPEQHLGELCNGSQGGNFDPNLHVCSSKGMNSPVFAVQFQKQWEEIDQYMKSEDEKLRYMIKEHGKQQVMALLKKLETRTLHVLREKDVEIAQAMKRRLELEEYLRKLEAENNRWQRLAQEKENMALSLYKTLEEMTEGGNFLNNGAVANDAVSCCGETGGTEEREEEGTAEKGLECGGVNEVEQITRKGGVMLCKSCHSRSSCFLFLPCRHLSSCKVCNASLEACPVCRTPKKATIELRL